Proteins from one Hemibagrus wyckioides isolate EC202008001 linkage group LG16, SWU_Hwy_1.0, whole genome shotgun sequence genomic window:
- the LOC131366974 gene encoding protocadherin alpha-2-like, whose protein sequence is MIVTVGGSSAWIRALPLLLFCLLGLSRGQISYSIYEEAKKGTLVGNIAKDLNVDVTELQSRMFQIVAGSNKRYFDVNSKTGGLIVNNRIDREELCERKQKCSLNIEAMAHNPLTLYRIEVNILDINDNSPVFPIQTLELNITENVVTGDRFSLHLADDMDVGVNTVKSYRLSPNEHFSLDAQNAGESVSAELVLQKALDREKQSVIKLTLTAVDGGKPQRSGTSEIIIHVLDINDNNPVFSKPLYKVKIQENAPVGSKILTVSATDADEGLNGDVVYSFVGRDRNSLVNLFSINPNSGDIKVIGNIDYEENPAIELRIQAQDKSVSPRHTNCKVLIEVIDVNDNAPEISVTLLMSSVPEDIKPGTGFALITAADKDGGANGKVDCKITGTSSFKLQSSYKNSYSVVVSEPLDREEISQYNITILANDEGTPPLSSTTVLHIHVSDVNDNAPLFPIPIININVHENSPAGGLLSILTAHDRDERENAHISYSFINSDSATVSVSTLMNINSHTGELYSLQSLNYEEIKNIQFKVQATDSGIPPLSSNVTVNVFILDENDNSPVFLPPYSEPGSVNTENIPYSAEAGYFVFKVRAVDADSGYNALLSYYISESKGTNLFRIGTSTGEIRTKRRMSDNDLKTHPLIITVSDNGEPSLSTTMSIEVVVVENMDSLQPSLRQVPVKEENFSNLNLYLLIAIVSVSVIFLLSLIALIVIKCNGTDGRFSRSSAPVVTTHPDGSWSYSKSTQQYDVCFSSDTLKSDVVVFPSPFPPADAELISINGGDTFNRTQTLPSTGKVRL, encoded by the coding sequence ATGATCGTTACAGTCGGTGGATCGTCTGCCTGGATCAGGGCGCTGCCGCTGCTGCTGTTTTGTTTATTGGGGTTGTCTCGTGGGCAGATTTCGTACTCCATCTATGAAGAGGCGAAAAAGGGAACATTGGTTGGAAATATAGCCAAGGACCTTAACGTTGATGTTACTGAACTGCAGTCGCGTATGTTTCAAATTGTTGCTGGATCCAATAAGAGGTATTTTGACGTAAATTCCAAAACCGGTGGTCTAATTGTTAACAACAGAATCGACAGAGAGGAGCTGTGCGAGCGTAAGCAGAAATGTTCCTTAAATATCGAAGCAATGGCACATAACCCTTTGACCCTGTACCGCATTGAGGTGAATATTCTAGACATTAACGACAATTCACCGGTTTTCCCAATACAGACACTTGAGTTGAATATTACTGAAAATGTTGTTACTGGAGACAGATTTTCTCTACATTTGGCTGATGACATGGATGTAGGCGTGAACACGGTGAAGAGCTACAGGCTCAGTCCGAATGAACATTTTTCACTGGATGCACAGAACGCTggagaaagtgtttcagcaGAACTGGTGTTGCAGAAAGCCTTAGACCGCGAGAAACAATCCGTGATAAAGCTCACACTGACCGCGGTGGACGGTGGGAAACCACAAAGATCTGGAACGTCAGAGATAATAATTCACGTGCTGGACATTAACGACAACAACCCAGTTTTTAGTAAACCTCTCTATAAAGTCAAAATCCAAGAGAATGCACCAGTTGGGAGTAAAATCCTGACGGTCTCTGCTACGGATGCTGATGAAGGTCTTAACGGTGACGTAGTGTATTCCTTTGTAGGCCGTGACAGAAACTCGTTAGtaaatttattttctataaatcCGAATTCAGGCGATATTAAAGTAATAGGTAATATTGACTATGAAGAAAATCCTGCGATTGAATTGAGGATACAAGCTCAAGACAAAAGCGTCTCTCCGAGACATACTAACTGTAAAGTTTTAATTGAAGTAATAGATGTGAATGACAATGCACCTGAGATTTCAGTCACTCTGCTCATGAGCTCGGTACCCGAGGACATCAAACCTGGCACAGGTTTTGCATTAATTACAGCTGCAGATAAAGACGGAGGGGCGAATGGGAAAGTGGATTGTAAAATAACCGGAACGAGTTCTTTTAAACTACAGTCGTCATATAAAAACTCGTATTCGGTTGTAGTTAGTGAGCCATTGGATAGAGAAGAAATATCCCAATATAACATCACGATTCTTGCTAATGATGAGGGCACGCCACCGCTGTCTAGCACTACTGTTTTACATATTCATGTCTCGGATGTCAATGACAACGCTCCGCTATTTCCGATACCGATAATTAACATTAACGTGCATGAAAATAGTCCAGCCGGAGGCTTGTTATCCATTCTGACAGCGCATGACCGAGATGAAAGAGAAAACGCGCACATATcttattcttttattaatagTGACAGTGCTACTGTGTCGGTATCAACACTGATGAACATAAACTCACACACTGGTGAACTATACAGCCTGCAGTCTCTTAattatgaagaaataaaaaatattcagtttAAAGTTCAGGCCACTGACTCTGGTATACCTCCTCTTAGTAGCAACGTAACTGTAAACGTTTTTATCCTGGATGAGAATGACAACAGTCCAGTTTTTCTCCCTCCTTATTCTGAACCCGgatcagtaaacactgagaacATTCCCTACTCTGCTGAAGCGGGGTATTTTGTGTTTAAAGTCAGAGCTGTAGATGCTGATTCAGGTTATAATGCTctattatcatattatataaGTGAATCAAAGGGAACGAACCTCTTCCGAATCGGAACCAGCACAGGAGAAATAAGGACTAAAAGACGAATGAGTGACAATGACTTAAAAACTCACCCGCTTATCATTACTGTCTCGGATAATGGAGAACCTTCACTGTCCACAACTATGAGCATTGAAGTTGTGGTTGTGGAAAATATGGACAGCCTGCAGCCTTCACTAAGGCAAGTGCCAGTAAAGGAGGAGAATTTTTCTAATCTGAATCTCTATCTGCTCATCGCTATTGTCTCAGTGTCCGTGATATTTTTACTGAGCCTTATCGCTTTAATAGTAATTAAATGCAACGGGACAGACGGCAGATTCAGCAGGTCCAGCGCTCCAGTGGTCACTACACACCCTGATGGGAGCTGGTCTTACTCGAAATCAACTCagcagtatgatgtgtgttttagttcagACACACTGAAGAGTGACGTAGTGGTTTTCCCCTCGCCATTTCCGCCTGCAGACGCAGAGCTG